In one Achromobacter spanius genomic region, the following are encoded:
- a CDS encoding undecaprenyl-diphosphatase encodes MEHLNQTIFLWLNAPEHPNAQVITLATFFSEWLIWAVPILIGIGWLRGNENTRKTLLIATASGLVGLLANQVIGLAWSHPRPFMIGLGHTLIPHVADSSFPSDHLTLWWSVAFSILMQRGLRRVGIALALFALPIAWSRIYLGVHFPLDMVGAIVVAAFSAALTLHGARWYLGPIYRLAACIYRKLFGRLIALGWVRE; translated from the coding sequence ATGGAACACCTCAACCAAACAATCTTCCTGTGGCTCAATGCGCCAGAGCACCCGAATGCTCAGGTGATTACGCTGGCCACTTTCTTTTCGGAATGGCTCATCTGGGCCGTCCCGATTCTGATCGGCATCGGCTGGCTGCGTGGCAACGAGAACACCCGCAAAACGCTGCTGATCGCTACCGCGTCCGGCTTGGTTGGACTGCTGGCCAACCAAGTCATCGGCCTGGCTTGGTCGCACCCCCGGCCTTTCATGATCGGGCTGGGGCATACACTCATTCCCCACGTTGCCGACTCGTCATTTCCCAGCGATCACCTGACGCTTTGGTGGTCGGTTGCCTTCAGCATTCTGATGCAGCGAGGACTGCGAAGAGTTGGTATCGCTTTGGCACTGTTTGCCCTCCCCATCGCCTGGTCGCGTATCTACCTGGGGGTTCACTTTCCGCTGGACATGGTTGGTGCCATCGTGGTCGCAGCGTTCAGTGCCGCTCTGACGCTACACGGAGCACGTTGGTATCTGGGACCGATCTACCGATTGGCCGCCTGTATCTATCGCAAGTTGTTCGGCAGGCTGATCGCGCTGGGATGGGTGCGCGAATGA
- a CDS encoding JAB domain-containing protein, which produces MQYSIAFSTNEHAMGALFVQDSAGAVRPAAPKEILAAAREVVLQEIQRGQLMNSPKLLREFLQLRLNRSLEHEVFGIMYLNPRAELIAYDEPFRGTLSSAPVYPREIVKAALAHNAASVILAHNHPSGHAEPSSADINMTRQLKDALALVGTTVLDHLVVAGSRIVSFAEKGIMP; this is translated from the coding sequence ATGCAGTATTCCATCGCGTTCAGCACTAACGAGCACGCCATGGGCGCGCTCTTCGTACAGGATTCCGCGGGCGCGGTGCGCCCGGCTGCGCCGAAAGAGATCCTCGCTGCAGCACGCGAGGTCGTCCTTCAGGAGATCCAGCGGGGCCAGCTTATGAATTCGCCGAAGCTCTTGCGCGAGTTCCTGCAGCTGCGATTGAACCGAAGCCTGGAGCACGAGGTGTTCGGCATCATGTATCTGAACCCGCGCGCCGAACTGATCGCATATGACGAGCCGTTCCGTGGCACGTTGAGCAGCGCTCCCGTATATCCGCGCGAGATCGTCAAAGCTGCGCTGGCGCACAACGCGGCAAGCGTGATCCTGGCGCACAACCATCCGAGCGGTCATGCCGAACCGAGCTCTGCCGACATCAACATGACGCGTCAGCTCAAAGATGCGCTCGCGCTGGTCGGCACCACCGTACTCGATCACCTGGTCGTGGCCGGCAGCAGGATCGTCTCGTTCGCAGAGAAGGGCATCATGCCCTGA
- a CDS encoding GtrA family protein: MRTLLRQISFFVAVGCAAAATHWAVAVGCVETFSLQPLAANLVGWLAAFGVSFSGHYRLTFKHAQTPWSIAIRRFFFISAAGFFINESAYALLLRTTNIRYDVLLAMILIILAFATFIASRLWAFRKPPV, encoded by the coding sequence ATGCGCACTTTGCTTCGTCAAATCAGCTTTTTTGTCGCCGTCGGGTGCGCGGCGGCCGCAACGCATTGGGCGGTCGCAGTCGGCTGCGTCGAAACCTTCTCGCTGCAACCGCTGGCCGCTAATCTGGTCGGTTGGCTGGCCGCCTTCGGAGTATCTTTTTCCGGCCACTATCGGCTTACGTTCAAACATGCCCAAACACCTTGGTCCATAGCTATTCGCCGTTTCTTTTTCATTTCAGCGGCAGGATTTTTCATCAACGAATCTGCGTATGCGCTGCTGCTGCGCACCACCAACATCCGCTATGACGTGTTGCTGGCAATGATATTGATAATCTTGGCGTTCGCGACGTTTATCGCCAGCCGGTTATGGGCCTTTCGCAAGCCCCCGGTGTGA
- a CDS encoding cytochrome b, giving the protein MSKTEAIHYDGISKIFHWLTVILIFAAFVLGPGDFGRLVHANGDPGARLDIVWHETLGISIFALTFLRLLWVALRSGAPDHKLEPKLRLASRLMHIALWTLLFALPLTALLTLASEGQPLTLLGGLRITELPWIASAPVLGVADWGDIHSFLGDAIIWLAGIHAVAALYHHFVLKDGVFRSMLP; this is encoded by the coding sequence ATGAGCAAAACCGAAGCCATTCACTACGACGGAATCAGCAAGATCTTTCACTGGCTCACCGTCATCCTCATTTTTGCCGCCTTTGTTCTCGGCCCCGGAGATTTCGGACGCCTGGTCCATGCTAATGGCGATCCCGGCGCACGACTGGACATTGTGTGGCACGAAACATTGGGAATAAGCATCTTTGCACTAACCTTTCTGCGCCTGTTGTGGGTTGCCCTGCGCTCGGGCGCGCCTGATCACAAGCTCGAACCCAAGCTGCGTCTGGCCTCCAGATTGATGCACATTGCCTTATGGACCCTGCTGTTTGCATTGCCGTTGACCGCTTTGCTTACACTGGCATCGGAAGGCCAACCGCTGACGCTGCTGGGCGGTTTGCGCATTACCGAATTGCCTTGGATCGCTTCCGCTCCGGTCCTCGGCGTGGCCGATTGGGGCGATATCCACTCCTTCCTGGGAGATGCCATCATCTGGCTGGCGGGCATTCATGCAGTTGCCGCCCTCTACCACCACTTCGTACTCAAAGACGGCGTATTCAGATCAATGCTGCCTTGA
- a CDS encoding COG4705 family protein has product MNNLPTVRASNWLNKVPEVTLSFWIIKIMSTTVGETGADFLAVNAGWGQGVTLTVMAALLAAALFMQLRTRRYTPWTYWLTVLLVSVVGTQITDLLTDGLGVSLYVSTSVFAAALAAIFFFWYRVERILSIHDVVTRRRELFYWSAILCTFALGTAAGDLATEALGLGFTWGAVAFGALIGITFAAWRMGGNAVLTFWIGYILTRPFGAALGDLLTQAKTYGGLGMGAMWTSALFLSIIVMLVAVAQFGMNAGRSAQAAK; this is encoded by the coding sequence ATGAACAATTTGCCCACGGTCCGAGCAAGCAACTGGCTCAATAAAGTCCCTGAAGTAACGCTGTCGTTCTGGATCATCAAGATCATGTCCACCACGGTGGGCGAGACAGGGGCCGACTTCCTGGCGGTCAACGCGGGCTGGGGCCAAGGCGTGACCCTTACGGTCATGGCGGCTTTGCTGGCAGCCGCATTGTTCATGCAGTTGCGTACTCGCCGCTACACCCCTTGGACCTACTGGCTGACAGTATTGCTGGTCAGCGTGGTCGGTACCCAGATAACTGACCTATTAACCGATGGCCTGGGTGTCAGCCTATACGTCAGCACCTCGGTTTTCGCCGCGGCGCTCGCCGCGATCTTCTTTTTCTGGTATCGGGTTGAACGTATCCTATCCATCCATGACGTCGTGACGCGCAGGCGGGAACTGTTCTATTGGTCCGCCATCCTCTGCACGTTTGCGCTGGGCACCGCTGCCGGCGATCTGGCGACCGAGGCGCTGGGCTTGGGCTTTACTTGGGGCGCAGTCGCCTTTGGTGCGCTGATCGGCATCACCTTTGCCGCATGGCGCATGGGTGGAAACGCCGTGTTGACCTTCTGGATCGGTTACATCCTGACCCGTCCCTTCGGCGCTGCGCTCGGCGACCTGCTGACGCAAGCCAAGACGTATGGGGGCCTCGGCATGGGGGCTATGTGGACCAGCGCCCTGTTCCTCTCCATCATCGTCATGCTGGTGGCCGTTGCGCAGTTCGGCATGAACGCAGGACGCTCCGCCCAAGCCGCCAAGTAA
- a CDS encoding SOS response-associated peptidase family protein produces MCGRIVQKSGPLDYVERIFTNPGQIFADPTGPRFNIPPGTRPLTLPRLAGADELDRQFWTYRPQGSKYKMSCARLDKVLAGGWPWKMLVGSGRILVPVDGWYEWKALGSGPKAPKQPYFIHENGPLFYG; encoded by the coding sequence ATGTGCGGTCGAATTGTTCAGAAATCGGGCCCGCTGGACTACGTTGAGCGGATCTTTACCAACCCGGGCCAGATCTTCGCGGACCCGACAGGGCCGCGATTCAACATACCCCCGGGCACGCGCCCGCTCACTTTGCCTCGCCTGGCAGGCGCTGACGAGCTAGACCGCCAGTTCTGGACGTATAGGCCCCAGGGTTCCAAGTACAAGATGAGTTGCGCACGCCTGGACAAGGTCCTGGCTGGAGGCTGGCCGTGGAAAATGCTTGTAGGTAGTGGCCGCATCCTCGTGCCGGTGGACGGGTGGTACGAGTGGAAGGCCCTCGGGTCAGGGCCAAAAGCGCCCAAGCAGCCCTACTTCATACATGAAAATGGACCACTTTTTTATGGGTGA
- a CDS encoding response regulator: MRVLLVEDDLMIGEAVQGALKDAAYAVDWVRNGQSALAALGCQHYDLLLLDLGLPGKDGLQVLHDVRASDNGVPLIIITARDGLDDRLRGLDGGADDYVLKPFEMTELQARMRAVLRRKAGASRPVMSNGVVSLDLATKEAHVKSAPAQQLSNREFSLLQALLARPGAILSRSELEDRIYGWGEEVESNAVEYLIHALRRKLGSDIIKNVRGVGWMVSKNV, translated from the coding sequence ATGCGGGTTTTGCTGGTCGAAGACGACCTCATGATTGGCGAGGCGGTCCAAGGCGCATTGAAGGACGCCGCGTACGCGGTCGATTGGGTGCGGAATGGGCAAAGCGCGCTGGCGGCATTGGGCTGCCAGCATTACGACCTGCTTCTGCTGGACCTTGGCCTGCCGGGCAAGGACGGGTTGCAGGTCCTGCACGATGTCCGCGCCAGCGACAACGGCGTGCCGCTGATTATCATCACCGCTCGGGACGGGCTCGATGACCGGCTGCGCGGCCTGGATGGGGGGGCCGACGATTACGTGCTCAAGCCTTTTGAGATGACGGAGCTTCAGGCCCGCATGCGTGCCGTGCTGCGCCGCAAAGCCGGGGCATCCAGACCGGTGATGAGCAATGGCGTGGTTTCCCTCGATTTGGCCACCAAGGAGGCGCATGTCAAGTCCGCCCCTGCCCAGCAACTCTCCAATCGCGAGTTCTCGCTGCTGCAAGCCCTGCTGGCCCGGCCGGGAGCCATTCTCTCGCGCAGTGAACTGGAAGATCGCATATACGGGTGGGGCGAAGAGGTCGAAAGCAACGCCGTTGAATATCTGATCCACGCACTGCGACGCAAGCTCGGAAGCGACATTATCAAGAACGTCAGGGGCGTCGGATGGATGGTCTCAAAAAACGTTTGA
- a CDS encoding ChbG/HpnK family deacetylase has protein sequence MRCGRRAPDGDKKADLTKQSAHECLRAIELRGTAMSKRVVVCGDDFGMNADIDEGMITLADMGRISAVSCLALGPTFAANAGRLGARNVDVGLHVNLSESLGAGAESMPSLSKVVISAYTGRLDMEWVHAQLNRQFDAFEAGLGRAPDYIDGHQHVHQLPGVRDQLLTQLKRRFGEQRPWLRQTAPGTLSGIPLKESIKARIIGALGAAALARQASRDGLRTNRRLLGVYGFNGGKRRYAGLLQNWLFNARDGDLLMCHPAINGQEGNAMSRQRRAEFDVLASPKLGDWMNANGVRISRLPTP, from the coding sequence ATGCGTTGCGGCCGCCGCGCACCCGACGGCGACAAAAAAGCTGATTTGACGAAGCAAAGTGCGCATGAGTGCCTGAGAGCAATCGAATTGCGAGGGACTGCAATGAGCAAACGAGTCGTGGTTTGCGGCGACGATTTTGGCATGAATGCCGATATCGATGAAGGCATGATTACGCTGGCCGACATGGGGCGCATCAGTGCGGTTAGCTGCCTGGCGCTCGGTCCGACTTTCGCCGCCAACGCCGGCCGGCTTGGCGCGCGCAACGTGGATGTAGGCTTGCATGTGAATCTGTCCGAATCGCTGGGCGCGGGCGCTGAGTCCATGCCATCCTTGAGCAAAGTCGTCATCAGCGCCTACACAGGGCGGCTGGACATGGAATGGGTGCACGCGCAGTTGAACCGGCAGTTCGATGCCTTTGAAGCGGGGCTGGGGCGAGCGCCCGACTACATCGACGGCCATCAACACGTGCATCAACTGCCAGGCGTGCGCGATCAATTGCTGACGCAGTTGAAGCGGCGTTTTGGCGAACAGCGCCCGTGGCTGCGCCAGACGGCGCCGGGCACATTGAGCGGCATTCCCCTGAAAGAATCGATCAAAGCACGCATCATCGGCGCGTTGGGGGCGGCGGCGCTGGCGCGTCAGGCCAGCCGTGACGGCTTGCGCACCAATCGCCGACTGCTGGGTGTGTATGGATTCAACGGCGGCAAGCGGCGCTACGCCGGCCTGCTTCAGAACTGGTTGTTCAACGCGCGCGACGGCGACCTGCTAATGTGCCATCCCGCGATAAACGGCCAAGAGGGCAATGCCATGTCCCGACAACGGCGGGCCGAATTCGACGTGTTGGCGAGCCCTAAGCTGGGCGACTGGATGAACGCCAACGGCGTGCGTATATCGCGGCTGCCCACCCCCTGA
- a CDS encoding COG4705 family protein, with product MNTNESMASLQDALAKVPEVTLGFWLIKIAATTLGETGGDAVSMSMNLGYLVGTGIFAVIFLAAVVAQVKAKSFHPFLYWATIIATTTVGTTLADFADRSLGIGYAGGSSLLLVLLLGSLLVWHRTLGSVSVSTVSSPKAEAFYWLTIMFSQTLGTALGDWTADTAGLGYTGAAVVFSGLLALIVAAYYWTDLSRTLLFWAAFILTRPLGAVVGDFLDKPLSAGGLALDRYSASAALLTFMLTAILLFKQRAARTAH from the coding sequence ATGAACACCAATGAATCGATGGCCAGCCTCCAAGATGCATTGGCCAAAGTGCCCGAAGTTACGCTGGGCTTTTGGCTCATCAAAATCGCCGCCACGACGCTCGGCGAAACTGGAGGCGACGCTGTCTCGATGTCCATGAACCTGGGCTACCTGGTCGGCACAGGCATATTCGCAGTGATCTTCCTGGCCGCCGTCGTCGCGCAGGTCAAGGCCAAGAGCTTCCACCCCTTCCTGTATTGGGCCACCATCATCGCTACCACGACAGTCGGCACGACGCTGGCCGATTTTGCGGATCGTTCACTCGGAATCGGGTACGCTGGCGGTTCGAGCTTGCTGCTGGTCTTGTTGCTCGGTTCGCTCTTAGTCTGGCATCGCACCCTCGGCTCTGTGTCAGTGAGCACCGTCAGTTCACCCAAGGCCGAAGCGTTTTATTGGCTGACAATCATGTTTTCCCAGACTCTGGGCACGGCGTTGGGTGACTGGACGGCTGATACGGCGGGCCTGGGCTATACAGGCGCAGCCGTCGTGTTCAGTGGGTTGCTTGCTCTGATTGTGGCAGCCTACTACTGGACGGATCTATCCCGCACGCTACTTTTCTGGGCGGCGTTCATCCTGACCCGCCCGCTAGGTGCCGTGGTAGGGGATTTTCTGGACAAGCCGCTGAGCGCGGGCGGTCTGGCCCTGGATCGCTACTCCGCGTCGGCCGCGCTGCTGACATTCATGCTGACCGCCATCTTGCTCTTCAAGCAACGTGCAGCCAGGACCGCACATTAA
- a CDS encoding glycosyltransferase family 2 protein translates to MRIQFRPDPIPSQPLAKTFPLEALWSSKAAEVPYDMCVTCVIPCLNEAENLRVLLPLLRGHLSALCTRWEILVADDGSTDGTESLMSEWTQHEGFRYVQLSRNFGKEAALSAGLEAAFGDVVICLDADLQHPPVLIEQMLARWAAGAEMVYAVRETRQDESWLKRSGARWFYKLLSSARGVDVPAHAGDFRLMDRGVVDALNALPERTRFMKGLYAWVGFKVEALPYTPDERMHGDSRFSSMRLFRLALDGLTAFTTWPLRLVSLVGVAFALMAMSYAAYLVGDYLSSGNPVSGWTTIVTAVLFFAGVNLISLGVVGEYVARIFDEVKGRPLYVVRRRQGRSADNGARSL, encoded by the coding sequence ATGCGCATCCAATTCCGGCCCGATCCGATTCCCTCGCAGCCGTTGGCCAAAACCTTTCCGCTGGAAGCGCTGTGGTCCAGCAAGGCGGCCGAGGTGCCTTATGACATGTGCGTGACTTGCGTAATCCCATGCCTGAACGAAGCAGAAAATCTGCGTGTGCTGTTGCCGCTGTTGCGCGGACATTTGTCGGCGTTGTGTACGCGCTGGGAAATCCTCGTGGCGGACGATGGCAGCACGGATGGCACGGAATCATTGATGTCCGAATGGACGCAACATGAAGGCTTTCGCTACGTCCAGCTATCGCGTAACTTCGGCAAAGAAGCCGCCCTTAGCGCAGGCCTGGAGGCGGCCTTCGGCGACGTAGTGATCTGCCTGGACGCCGATTTGCAGCACCCGCCGGTGCTGATCGAGCAAATGCTGGCGCGGTGGGCGGCCGGCGCTGAAATGGTTTACGCCGTGCGCGAAACGCGCCAGGACGAATCCTGGCTGAAGCGTTCCGGTGCGCGTTGGTTCTACAAACTGCTAAGCAGTGCGCGCGGCGTTGATGTCCCCGCGCATGCTGGCGACTTCCGCCTGATGGACCGTGGCGTGGTCGATGCGCTAAACGCATTGCCCGAGCGCACTCGCTTCATGAAAGGCTTGTACGCCTGGGTCGGCTTCAAAGTCGAAGCGCTGCCTTACACGCCTGACGAACGCATGCACGGCGACAGTCGCTTCAGCAGCATGCGGTTGTTCCGTCTGGCGCTGGACGGCTTGACGGCCTTTACGACATGGCCGCTGCGCTTGGTCAGTCTGGTCGGCGTGGCCTTCGCGCTGATGGCAATGTCGTACGCCGCCTATCTGGTGGGTGACTACCTTTCCTCGGGCAATCCCGTGTCGGGCTGGACCACCATCGTCACCGCCGTGCTGTTCTTTGCCGGGGTGAATCTGATCTCGTTGGGAGTGGTGGGCGAATACGTAGCGCGCATATTCGACGAAGTCAAAGGGCGGCCGCTCTACGTGGTGCGCCGCCGTCAGGGCCGGTCCGCCGACAACGGGGCGCGGTCTCTCTGA
- a CDS encoding phosphatase PAP2 family protein — MYNLSTIELWNVAAFEFLRAATDTPHLLAKLGALLTELPVYLAVALILVDLCRRRDGATATVLIVACVAARLMEALANLYIYHARPFAVGFGPALISHAANNSMPSSHVTFVWTIAMVTAFGGRWPLAGTLILLGAVLAWARIYVGIHWPLDMVGAALVAVVCAALGSTAQHWGANFVRGRQS; from the coding sequence ATGTATAACCTCAGCACGATTGAGCTCTGGAACGTTGCTGCCTTTGAATTTCTTCGCGCAGCCACTGATACTCCTCATTTATTGGCCAAATTAGGAGCATTACTGACTGAGCTGCCCGTGTACTTGGCCGTCGCCCTGATATTGGTCGACTTATGCCGGCGCCGCGATGGGGCGACGGCCACCGTTTTGATTGTGGCGTGCGTTGCAGCTCGACTGATGGAGGCGTTGGCCAATCTTTACATTTACCACGCACGTCCCTTCGCTGTGGGGTTTGGTCCGGCGCTGATTTCTCATGCCGCCAACAATTCCATGCCCAGTTCGCATGTCACTTTTGTTTGGACCATAGCGATGGTCACTGCGTTTGGCGGGCGCTGGCCTTTGGCTGGGACACTAATCCTGTTGGGCGCCGTGTTGGCATGGGCACGCATCTATGTGGGCATCCATTGGCCATTAGATATGGTGGGCGCGGCCCTGGTCGCAGTGGTATGCGCAGCTTTGGGAAGCACAGCACAACACTGGGGTGCCAATTTCGTTAGAGGCCGACAATCGTAA
- a CDS encoding DedA family protein produces MDIASWVQSWGLPAVGVGSFLEGESVLLIAGAAAARGHLSIQAVMAVAAVASFIGDQLFFLIGRYYGSTLLARFPALQPRALRVALLLERHHLPLILSIRFLYGLRVAGPIVIGMSRVPWSRFLVLNFVGAVCWAMLIGGIGYGTGHALAYALQSVDADELWGLALLAVSVSLTWLIARHSPRGTSGREGAHPDLTQAAKNHIWRRK; encoded by the coding sequence ATGGACATTGCCAGCTGGGTCCAAAGCTGGGGCCTACCAGCCGTGGGCGTCGGAAGCTTTCTCGAAGGTGAGTCCGTACTGCTGATCGCTGGCGCCGCCGCGGCGCGCGGCCATCTTTCAATCCAGGCGGTAATGGCCGTGGCGGCCGTGGCCAGCTTTATCGGAGATCAGTTGTTCTTTCTGATCGGTCGGTACTACGGCTCCACCCTGCTGGCGCGCTTTCCTGCGTTGCAGCCACGCGCTCTGCGGGTAGCCCTGTTGCTCGAGCGTCATCACCTGCCACTGATTCTGTCAATCCGCTTCCTCTACGGCCTGCGCGTCGCCGGGCCGATCGTGATCGGCATGAGCCGCGTGCCTTGGTCGCGCTTTCTGGTGCTCAACTTCGTTGGTGCCGTGTGCTGGGCCATGCTGATTGGCGGTATCGGCTACGGCACGGGTCATGCACTGGCGTACGCACTGCAAAGCGTCGATGCCGATGAGCTTTGGGGCCTGGCGCTGCTGGCCGTATCGGTTTCCCTCACCTGGCTGATCGCGCGACACAGCCCTCGAGGGACATCGGGTAGAGAGGGGGCACATCCCGATCTGACTCAAGCAGCAAAGAACCACATTTGGAGAAGAAAATGA
- a CDS encoding ATP-binding protein, with translation MDGLKKRLNESVQLKLSFTLSLAILVVAVVAGVFSFLSAFDEAHELQDDVLRQVAQLMDRQRLSPAPPTTDVRPIDIDEEARVIVQRLGEANPSEASVDAGGTLPLPKTLADGLHTLEVGGESFRVLVKTTAAGEGIAVAQEAGFRNEIARDGALRTVMPFLILVPVLLLIVADLVRKMFRPIAALSEEIDRRAEQELHPIEDRHLPAEVRPFAVAINRLLARVGQSMESQHRFVTDAAHELRSPLTALSLQAERLGDAEMSGLAHERLTVLRQGIERGRSLLNQLLTLARAQSATDAPKLPVSLQSIYRRVLEDLMPLAEAKHIDIGVEGTQDAEVWASEMDMIALVKNLVDNAIRYTPEGGRVDLSVGASEGKAELRVQDSGPGIPQAERDRVFDPFYRTLGNEQIGSGLGLSIVQTVAHRVGAEIRLDFSDEERQIGLSVIVQFSRSGSPHASD, from the coding sequence ATGGATGGTCTCAAAAAACGTTTGAACGAATCGGTTCAGCTCAAGCTGTCCTTCACCCTGTCGCTGGCCATCCTCGTGGTGGCCGTCGTGGCAGGTGTCTTCTCGTTCCTATCGGCCTTCGACGAAGCCCATGAGCTACAGGACGATGTTCTACGCCAAGTGGCACAGCTCATGGATCGGCAGCGCCTGTCACCGGCCCCGCCGACGACAGATGTTCGCCCTATTGATATCGATGAAGAAGCGCGTGTGATCGTCCAGCGCTTGGGTGAAGCCAATCCATCTGAGGCAAGCGTGGATGCAGGGGGCACGCTTCCCCTTCCGAAGACTCTCGCTGATGGGTTGCACACGCTCGAGGTCGGTGGTGAGTCGTTCCGGGTGCTGGTCAAGACCACGGCTGCAGGTGAGGGCATCGCCGTGGCGCAAGAAGCGGGCTTCCGCAATGAAATCGCCCGCGACGGAGCATTGCGCACCGTGATGCCTTTTCTGATTCTCGTGCCGGTACTGCTATTGATCGTCGCCGATCTGGTGCGCAAGATGTTCCGCCCCATTGCCGCGCTTTCCGAGGAAATCGACCGGCGCGCCGAGCAGGAACTGCACCCCATCGAAGACCGTCACCTTCCGGCCGAGGTGCGCCCGTTCGCCGTTGCGATCAATCGCCTGCTCGCCCGTGTCGGCCAGTCTATGGAATCGCAGCACCGCTTTGTGACAGACGCCGCACACGAGCTGCGCTCGCCTTTGACTGCGCTCTCGCTGCAAGCGGAGCGGCTGGGAGATGCGGAAATGTCCGGCCTGGCACATGAGCGACTGACGGTCTTACGCCAAGGTATCGAGCGCGGCCGAAGCCTGCTAAATCAACTCCTAACTTTGGCCAGGGCACAGTCGGCCACTGACGCACCAAAGTTGCCGGTATCCCTCCAAAGCATCTACCGCCGTGTGCTGGAAGATCTCATGCCGTTGGCCGAGGCCAAGCACATCGACATCGGGGTCGAAGGCACGCAAGACGCAGAAGTGTGGGCGAGCGAGATGGACATGATCGCCCTGGTCAAAAATCTGGTCGACAACGCTATTCGCTACACGCCGGAGGGCGGGAGGGTCGATCTTTCCGTGGGGGCATCAGAAGGGAAAGCCGAGCTTCGTGTTCAAGACAGCGGGCCTGGCATTCCGCAGGCCGAACGGGACCGGGTTTTTGATCCCTTCTACCGCACGCTCGGCAACGAGCAGATCGGTTCGGGACTGGGGCTGTCCATTGTCCAAACGGTCGCCCATCGCGTCGGCGCAGAGATTCGGCTCGACTTCTCAGATGAAGAGAGGCAAATCGGCTTGAGTGTCATCGTCCAATTTTCAAGATCCGGCTCGCCGCACGCATCGGATTAG